From the genome of Thermovirga sp.:
GCTCGCCGCCGGTTTTCTAGGAACAACAAGTGCATTGAGATCTGAATTCTCTTTTGGGAGGTCGCAAGGGATGGAGTGTTCGCAAGTGCTGATCCACGGGGAAAGGTGGTTCCCCGGTGGGAAGAGCTTTTCGGAGGATATGCCTGAATACTGGGGCGACTGGTACTGTGACTCCGAGGTGGGCAAGCTCCGGGCCGTGCTGATGCATCGCCCGGGTCCGGAAATAGACGCTGTCACCGACCCGGCATCGGTGCGTTTCAAGGCCCTTATGGACCCGGAAAAAGCACGGGAACAGCACGATGCGCTGGCCGGAATCTACCGTGACCACGGAGTCAGGGTGTATTACGTAGAAGAGGGGCGTTTAGATCGACCTAACGCTCTTTTCATGAGAGACCAGGTCCTGATGACCCCGGAAGGGGCCATTGTCTGCCGTCCAGCCATGGAGGTCCGTCGGGGGGAAGAGCGCTTCGCCGCGGAAACCCTTGCCCGCCTGGGCGTCCCGATCTTGAAGACCATTTCGGGCGAGGGGGTTTTTGAGGGAGCTTGCCTCCTTTGGGTGGACAGGAAGACGGTGATCCTGGGAACCGGTTGCCGGGCGAACAAGGCTGGCGCCCTCCAGGTTGAAAGGGAATTGCGCGACCTTGGCGTGGATACAATCCTTTATTTCCAGATCCCTTACGGACATGCTCATCTTGACGGCCTCATGAACTTCGCCGACAGGAAAACCGCCATGATATTCCCTTCCCAGGTACCTTATGACGTCTGCAAGCCTCTCTTGGACCGGGGTTTCGGAATAATAGAGAACCCCTACGTCGATGAAGTCGAGTTGACCTCAGGTATCAACTTTGTGGCCCTTGAGCCGGGGAAAGTAGTGATCCCTTCGGGTAATCCCCGCACCTGCGCCCTTCTTGGGGAAGCCGGGGTGGAATGTGTCGAGGTGGATATAACGGAGTTGCTTAAAGGCTGGGGTGCCATTCACTGCATGACCGCGTTCCTGAAAAGGGATCCCATCGAAGCCTAGGGGTCTACCCTTGAATTCTTGAGTTCGACAGGCCCCATGAGTTAGTTTACTATGTAGTTGACGGAGGAGTGGCTCCTGGGGTCCGTAGGCCGGTTATCCGGTTTTACTTGGCTCTGAAATGCCGCCTCCGTCATTTTTTATGTCGTCCGCTGGCGCAATCTGGAATGGAGCCTGCCCTTCCAGGGCGGTGGCTTAAGTGGTAGACGAGGCGGGGGGCGGCAACCCAGCAATTTCTGGGAGGTGTTTTTCATGTCTGAGGGGCAGATAACGGTCGGAGTGGATGTAGGCAGCCACATGCACAGGGTGGCGATAGGCACGCCGGAGGAGAAGATAGCTGAAGAGTTCGACCTGCCTCACAACAGGGATGGATTCGAGAAGTTTTTCGGTCGGATAACCCATTACGAAAAGACCTATCAGGTACCGGTGGTAGTAGCGATGGAAGGCTTCAACGGATACGCGAGGCCGCTGGACCGGATGGTCCAGAAGAAGGGCTATCGTTTGCTTAACGTGAACAACCTGAAACTGCGCAGATTCAAGGAGATATTTCCGTCGCCGGCGAAGACGGACGTAATAGACGCGCGTAAGATCCTGGAGCTGGTGAGGCTACAGCCCCTTCTTACCGACCAGGAGGTAATACTGCAGGAAGTCCGCGAAGTACCGAAGGAGCACCAGGTACTTAAGCGCCTTACCCGCCGTCGTCGCCAGCTGGTGCGTGAGAAGGCGTCCGTTATGAACAGGATGCAGTCTGACCTTCACGCGGTAAGCCCCGAACTGGCGGACCTGGCAAGGAACAAGGACGGATTGGCCTTTCTGCGTTTTTTGACCTGCCGTGAAGACCTGAGGCAGCTTGAGAGGGTACAGAAGAGGACCTTGCTGGGTATAAAAGGAATTGGGGAAGGATTTGCCGGTAAAGTCAAGGAATGGCAGAAGAAGGCCCAGTTCTCCGAAGAAGCGGAATATGCGGGACCGATGATAATAGAAGATGGGC
Proteins encoded in this window:
- a CDS encoding amidinotransferase; translated protein: MECSQVLIHGERWFPGGKSFSEDMPEYWGDWYCDSEVGKLRAVLMHRPGPEIDAVTDPASVRFKALMDPEKAREQHDALAGIYRDHGVRVYYVEEGRLDRPNALFMRDQVLMTPEGAIVCRPAMEVRRGEERFAAETLARLGVPILKTISGEGVFEGACLLWVDRKTVILGTGCRANKAGALQVERELRDLGVDTILYFQIPYGHAHLDGLMNFADRKTAMIFPSQVPYDVCKPLLDRGFGIIENPYVDEVELTSGINFVALEPGKVVIPSGNPRTCALLGEAGVECVEVDITELLKGWGAIHCMTAFLKRDPIEA
- a CDS encoding IS110 family transposase; the encoded protein is MSEGQITVGVDVGSHMHRVAIGTPEEKIAEEFDLPHNRDGFEKFFGRITHYEKTYQVPVVVAMEGFNGYARPLDRMVQKKGYRLLNVNNLKLRRFKEIFPSPAKTDVIDARKILELVRLQPLLTDQEVILQEVREVPKEHQVLKRLTRRRRQLVREKASVMNRMQSDLHAVSPELADLARNKDGLAFLRFLTCREDLRQLERVQKRTLLGIKGIGEGFAGKVKEWQKKAQFSEEAEYAGPMIIEDGRRILELKERIKTLDKQIGELCERSDLAGIVRSIPGFGLTCTSEIVAEIGSMDRFRSEGSLAMYLGMAPLDNSSGKRRGTRHAKQVNIRARSAMMTAM